Proteins encoded together in one Benincasa hispida cultivar B227 chromosome 1, ASM972705v1, whole genome shotgun sequence window:
- the LOC120092773 gene encoding sugar transport protein 13-like: MPAAGFAVAPAAVEFEAKITPVVIISCMMAATGGLMFGYDIGVSGGVTSMPSFLKEFFPVVYERIQKHQGDESNYCKYDDESLQLFTSSLYLAALTATFFASYTTRVLGRKQTMLIAGIFFIVGTILNATAVSLLMLILGRISLGCGVGFANQAVPLFLSEIAPTRIRGALNIMFQFDVTVGILFANLINYSTSKIEGGWGWRVSLALAGIPALLLTLGAMLVDDTPNSLIERGHLEKGKAVLRKIRGTENVEPEYLEILEASRIAQEVKHPFRNLLMRQNRPPLVIAIMLQVFQQFTGINAIMFYAPVLFNTVGFGNDASLYSSVITGAVNVISTLVSIYSVDKIGRRILLLEAGVQMFISQTIIGVVLGLKLQDNSSDLSRGMAIAVVLMVCSFVSSFAWSWGPLGWLIPSETFPLETRSAGQSVTVCVNMIFTFVIAQSFLSMLCHMKFGIFLFFSGWVLVMSLFVVFLLPETKGVPIEEMTEKVWKQHWFWKRFMDDVAGETKDSV; this comes from the exons ATGCCTGCAGCAGGGTTTGCGGTGGCTCCGGCCGCCGTGGAATTCGAGGCCAAGATAACTCCGGTGGTTATCATTTCTTGTATGATGGCCGCTACTGGAGGCCTCATGTTCGGTTACGATATTGGCGTTTCCG GGGGAGTGACGTCGATGCCTTCCTTCCTTAAGGAGTTTTTTCCGGTAGTGTACGAGAGGATCCAAAAACACCAAGGAGATGAAAGCAATTACTGTAAATACGACGACGAAAGCTTACAGTTGTTCACATCTTCTCTTTATCTTGCGGCGTTAACGGCCACATTCTTTGCTTCTTACACCACCAGAGTCCTCGGCCGGAAACAGACCATGCTCATTGCTGGAATTTTCTTCATTGTCGGAACCATTTTAAATGCCACCGCCGTTAGCCTCCTCATGCTCATTCTTGGAAGAATCTCTTTGGGTTGTGGGGTTGGATTCGCCAACCAG GCGGTGCCATTGTTTCTATCGGAGATAGCTCCGACGAGAATCCGTGGAGCTTTGAATATAATGTTCCAATTTGATGTTACCGTTGGGATTTTGTTCGCGAATCTTATCAATTACAGCACATCCAA AATTGAAGGAGGATGGGGATGGAGAGTATCACTAGCATTGGCTGGCATTCCAGCATTGCTATTGACTCTTGGAGCAATGTTGGTAGATGATACTCCAAATAGTTTGATTGAACGCGGTCATTTAGAGAAAGGAAAAGCAGTGTTGAGAAAAATTAGAGGAACAGAAAATGTTGAGCCAGAGTATTTGGAGATCTTGGAAGCAAGCCGCATTGCTCAAGAAGTAAAACATCCTTTCAGAAACCTCCTCATGCGCCAAAACCGCCCACCCTTAGTCATTGCCATAATGTTGCAGGTCTTCCAACAATTCACCGGCATCAACGCAATTATGTTCTACGCTCCAGTTTTGTTTAACACGGTAGGCTTCGGCAACGATGCGTCTCTGTATTCCTCTGTGATAACAGGCGCCGTTAATGTCATTTCTACATTGGTATCGATTTACTCAGTCGACAAAATCGGGCGACGAATATTGTTATTAGAAGCTGGAgttcaaatgtttatttctcAAACGATAATCGGAGTTGTCCTAGGCTTAAAACTCCAAGACAACTCTAGTGATCTGTCGCGTGGGATGGCGATTGCGGTGGTGTTGATGGTGTGcagttttgtttcttcttttgcaTGGTCTTGGGGTCCGCTCGGATGGTTGATTCCTAGTGAAACTTTTCCATTAGAGACGCGATCGGCTGGACAGAGTGTGACGGTTTGTGTGAATATGATCTTCACTTTCGTGATAGCACAATCTTTCCTGTCGATGTTGTGCCATATGAAGTTTGGgatcttcttgttcttctctgGTTGGGTGTTGGTAATGTCACTGTTTGTCGTGTTTTTATTACCGGAGACAAAGGGCGTTCCCATTGAGGAGATGACCGAGAAAGTGTGGAAGCAACATTGGTTCTGGAAGAGATTTATGGATGATGTAGCTGGGGAGACAAAGGATTCTGTTTaa